The proteins below come from a single Lodderomyces elongisporus chromosome 3, complete sequence genomic window:
- the RPB1 gene encoding DNA-directed RNA polymerase II subunit RPB1 produces MSRQFPHSSAPLKSIKEVQFGLMSPEEIRAISVAKIVYPETFDQATKRFKEGGLNDPRLGSIDRNYKCQTCGEDMSECPGHFGHIELTRPVFHIGFIAKIKKVLESICFHCGKLLLDEENPLMAQAIKIRDPKKRFNAVWGLCKSKMICETSEIEGKRGGCGHTQPTIRRDGLKLWGTWKSNKNFEDNDQPERRQLTPTEILQIFKHITSEDCYRLGFNEDYARPEWMLITVLPVPPPPVRPSIAFNDTARGEDDLTFKLADVIKANMNVQRLEMDGSPQHVISEFEALLQFHVATYMDNDIAGQPQALQKTGRPIKSIRARLKGKEGRLRGNLMGKRVDFSARTVISGDPNLDLDQVGVPISIAKTLTYPEIVTPYNIHKLTELVRNGPSEHPGAKYVIRDTGDRIDLRYNKRAGDIALQYGWRVERHLMDEDPVLFNRQPSLHKMSMMAHRVKVMPYSTFRLNLSVTSPYNADFDGDEMNLHVPQSPETRSELSQICAVPLQIVSPQSNKPVMGIVQDTLCGIRKMTLRDIFIEYDQVMNMCYWIPNWDGVIPPPAIIKPKPLWSGKQMLSLAIPKGIHLQRFDGGRDLLSAKDTGMLIVDGEIMFGVVDKKTVGATGGGLIHTVMREKGPTVCAQLFSSIQKVVNFWLLHNGFSIGIGDTIADAATMKDITKTIQEAKAKVQEIILDAQHNKLEPEPGMTLRESFEHNVSRVLNQARDTAGRSAEMSLKDLNNVKQMVVSGSKGSFINISQMSACVGQQIVEGKRIPFGFADRSLPHFTKDDYSPESKGFVENSYLRGLTPQEFFFHAMAGREGLIDTAVKTAETGYIQRRLVKALEDIMVHYDGTTRNSLGDIIQFIYGEDGIDATQVEKQSVDTIPGSDESFERRYRIDVLEKNASISTNLLESGEEIQGDVELQKILDEEYNQLLEDRKYLRDVVFPNGDFSWPLPVNLRRIIQNAQQIFHSGRDKPSDLRLDEIVESVRDLCTKFLVVRGDTPLMKEAQENATLLFQCLVRSRLASRRVIEEFKLNKASFEWALGEIETQFQKSVVHPGEMVGVVAAQSIGEPATQMTLNTFHYAGVSSKNVTLGVPRLKEILNVAKNIKTPALTVYLDPEVASDIESAKIVQSSIEHTTLKNVTSSTEIYYDPDPRTTVIEEDYDTVEAYFAIPDQKVEESIEKQSPWLLRLELDRAKMLDKQLTMAQVAEKISQNFGDDLFVIWSDDTADKLIIRCRVVRDPKSLDEDADAEEDQILKRIEAHMLESISLRGIPGITRVFMMQHKVSKPDATGEFKQGKEWVLETDGVNLADVMAVPGVDSARTYSNDFIEILSVLGIEATRSALFKEILNVIAFDGSYVNYRHMALLVDVMTSRGHLMAITRHGINRSDTGALMRCSFEETVEILLDAAASAELDDCKGISENVMLGQMAPLGTGSFDVMVDDKMLQQAPTNVAMVEVADDGGATPYRDLEMEDEQIVVDEGAGFSPVHNAMSDNMNGGLTSYGGQPTSPGNTSPFSYGTTPGYGGTSPGYGGTSPGYGYSPTSPSYSPTSPSYSPTSPSYSPTSPSYSPTSPSYSPTSPSYSPTSPSYSPTSPSYSPTSPSYSPTSPSYSPTSPSYSPTSPSYSPTSPSYSPTSPSYSPTSPSYSPTSPSYSPTSPSYSPTSPSYSPTSPSYSPTSPSYSPTSPQYSPTSPQYSPTSPSYSPTSPSYSPTSPQYSPTSPQYSPRSPNYSPKSPEYKPKSPSKKD; encoded by the coding sequence ATGAGTCGTCAGTTTCCTCACTCAAGTGCACCTTTGAAATCGATCAAGGAAGTCCAGTTTGGTCTTATGTCGCCGGAAGAGATCAGAGCCATTAGTGTGGCAAAGATTGTTTACCCAGAAACATTTGACCAAGCTACAAAACGTTTTAAAGAAGGCGGTTTGAATGACCCAAGGCTAGGCTCCATCGATCGTAACTACAAATGTCAAACTTGTGGAGAAGATATGTCAGAATGTCCGGGACATTTCGGCCATATAGAATTAACCAGACCCGTGTTCCATATTGGATTCATTGCCAAAATCAAGAAGGTTTTGGAAAGTATATGTTTCCATTGTGGCAAGCTCTTgcttgatgaagaaaaccCATTAATGGCACAAGCAATCAAGATCAGAGACCCTAAAAAGAGATTTAATGCTGTTTGGGGTCTATGCAAAAGCAAGATGATTTGTGAGACAAGCGAAATTGAAGGCAAGCGTGGTGGATGTGGGCACACGCAACCCACAATTCGTCGAGATGGTCTCAAGCTTTGGGGTACATGgaaaagtaataaaaacTTTGAAGATAATGACCAACCAGAGCGTCGTCAATTAACCCCTACAGAGATTCTCCAAATTTTCAAGCACATAACCTCAGAAGATTGCTATCGTTTGGGATTCAATGAAGATTACGCGAGACCCGAGTGGATGTTGATCACTGTTTTGCCAGTGCCTCCACCACCGGTTAGACCAAGTATTGCGTTCAATGATACTGCTAGAGGAGAAGATGACTTGACATTCAAGTTGGCAGATGTGATCAAGGCAAACATGAATGTGCAGCGTTTGGAAATGGATGGATCTCCACAACACGTCATTAGTGAATTCGAGGCATTGTTACAATTCCATGTTGCCACATATATGGATAATGATATTGCAGGGCAACCTCAAGCTTTGCAAAAGACTGGTCGTCCGATCAAGTCGATTAGAGCGAGATTGAAGGGTAAAGAAGGTCGTTTGAGAGGAAACTTGATGGGTAAGAGAGTTGACTTTTCAGCACGTActgttatttctggtgaTCCCAACTTGGACTTGGACCAAGTCGGTGTCCCCATCTCGATTGCAAAGACATTGACATATCCTGAGATTGTTACACCATACAATATTCACAAATTAACGGAATTGGTGAGGAACGGTCCCAGCGAGCACCCAGGTGCCAAGTATGTGATTAGAGATACTGGTGATCGTATTGATTTGAGATACAATAAGAGAGCTGGAGATATCGCATTGCAATATGGATGGAGGGTGGAGCGTCATCTTATGGATGAGGATCCCGTTTTGTTCAACCGTCAGCCTTCATTGCATAAGATGTCTATGATGGCGCACAGAGTTAAAGTTATGCCATACTCAACATTTAGATTGAACTTGTCTGTTACTTCTCCATATAATGCCGATTTCGATGGTGATGAAATGAACTTGCATGTTCCACAATCTCCAGAGACACGGTCAGAGTTGTCGCAGATTTGTGCTGTGCCTTTGCAGATTGTTTCTCCTCAATCAAATAAACCAGTGATGGGTATTGTTCAAGATACATTGTGTGGTATCCGTAAAATGACTTTGCGTGATATTTTCATCGAGTATGACCAAGTAATGAATATGTGTTACTGGATACCAAATTGGGATGGTGTCATTCCTCCACCAGCCATTATCAAGCCCAAGCCACTTTGGTCAGGAAAGCAAATGCTTTCTTTAGCAATACCAAAGGGTATTCACTTGCAAAGATTCGATGGAGGAAGAGATTTGCTTAGTGCCAAGGATACCGGAATGTTGATTGTTGATGGTGAAATCAtgtttggtgttgttgacaAGAAAACAGTTGGTGCTACAGGTGGAGGATTGATCCACACTGTTATGAGAGAAAAAGGACCTACAGTTTGTGCACAATTGTTTAGTTCGATTCAAAAAGTTGTCAACTTTTGGCTTCTTCATAATGGTTTCagtattggtattggtgaTACAATTGCTGATGCTGCAACAATGAAGGATATCACAAAGACTATTCAAGAGGCTAAGGCCAAGGTGCAGGAGATTATCTTGGATGCCCAGCATAACAAGTTGGAGCCAGAGCCAGGTATGACTTTGAGAGAATCTTTTGAACACAATGTTTCTCGTGTTTTGAATCAAGCGCGTGATACTGCAGGTCGTTCTGCAGAAATGAGTTTGAAAGATTTAAACAATGTTAAACAGATGGTGGTTTCAGGTTCCAAAGGTTCCTTTATTAATATCTCGCAAATGAGTGCCTGTGTTGGTCAGCAAATTGTTGAAGGTAAGAGAATtccatttggttttgccGATAGGTCTCTTCCTCATTTCACCAAAGATGATTACTCACCAGAGTCTAAAGGTTTTGTTGAAAACTCGTATTTGAGAGGTTTAACCCCACAAGAGTTTTTCTTCCATGCGATGGCTGGTAGAGAAGGTCTTATTGATACCGCCGTTAAGACAGCCGAAACTGGTTATATCCAACGTCGTTTGGTTAAAGCCTTGGAAGACATTATGGTGCATTATGATGGTACAACAAGAAACTCACTTGGTGACATTATCCAATTCATCTATGGTGAAGATGGTATTGATGCTACTCAAGTTGAGAAACAATCTGTTGATACGATTCCAGGATCAGATGAGAGTTTTGAGAGGCGTTATAGAATTGATGTGTTGGAAAAGAAtgcttcaatttcaacGAATTTGCTCGAGTCTGGTGAGGAAATCCAAGGTGATGTcgagttgcaaaaaatacTCGATGAAGAGTATAATCAATTGCTTGAGGATAGAAAGTATTTGAGAGATGTTGTTTTCCCCAATGGTGATTTTAGCTGGCCATTACCAGTCAATTTGCGTCGTATTATCCAGAATGCTCAGCAGATATTCCACAGTGGCCGTGATAAGCCTTCGGACTTGAGGTTGGACGAGATTGTTGAGAGCGTACGTGATTTGTGCACAAAATTCCTTGTTGTGAGAGGTGATACTCCGCTTATGAAGGAAGCACAAGAAAATGCTACGTTGTTGTTCCAATGTCTTGTTAGATCAAGACTTGCATCGCGTAGGGTTATTGAGGAGTTCAAGCTTAACAAGGCTTCATTTGAATGGGCATTGGGTGAGATTGAAACTCAATTCCAAAAGTCTGTGGTCCATCCTGGTGAGAtggttggtgttgttgctgcgCAATCGATTGGTGAGCCTGCTACTCAAATGACGTTGAACACTTTCCACTATGCCGGTGTCTCTTCAAAGAATGTTACATTGGGTGTTCCTAGATTGAAGGAGATTTTGAATGTTGCcaaaaacatcaaaacACCAGCATTAACAGTTTATTTGGACCCAGAAGTGGCATCTGATATCGAGCTGGCCAAGATTGTTCAATCGTCTATTGAGCACACAACTTTGAAGAATGTTACCTCATCAACAGAAATCTATTATGATCCTGATCCAAGAACTACGGTGATTGAAGAGGATTACGATACGGTTGAAGCttattttgcaattccCGATCAAAAAGTCGAGGAGAGCATTGAGAAGCAGTCACCATGGTTGTTGAGATTGGAGTTGGACCGTGCAAAGATGTTGGATAAGCAATTGACCATGGCGCAAGTTGCCGAGAAAATATCACAGAACTTTGGTGATGACTTGTTTGTTATCTGGTCCGATGATACTGCAGATAAGTTGATTATCCGTTGTCGTGTTGTTAGGGATCCTAAGTCTTTGGACGAGGATGCTGATGCCGAAGAAGATCAAATATTGAAGAGAATTGAAGCGCACATGTTGGAGTCTATCTCATTGCGTGGTATTCCTGGTATTACCAGAGTGTTTATGATGCAACACAAGGTTAGTAAACCAGATGCGACCGGTGAGTTTAAACAAGGTAAGGAGTGGGTTTTGGAAACCGATGGTGTTAATTTGGCCGATGTCATGGCAGTACCGGGAGTTGATTCCGCACGTACTTATTCTAATGACTTTATTGAGATTTTGTCGGTGTTGGGTATCGAGGCTACTAGATCGGCGTTGTTCAAGGAGATTTTGAATGTTATTGCATTTGATGGTTCTTATGTCAACTATCGTCATATGGCATTGTTGGTGGATGTTATGACATCTCGTGGTCACTTGATGGCCATTACTCGTCATGGTATTAATAGATCCGACACAGGTGCGTTGATGCGTTGTTCTTTCGAGGAAACCGTTGAGATTTTGTTGGACGCTGCAGCTTCAGCAGAGTTGGACGATTGTAAAGGTATTTCGGAGAATGTTATGTTGGGTCAAATGGCTCCCTTGGGAACCGGTTCATTCGATGTTATGGTTGATGACAAGATGTTGCAGCAGGCACCTACTAATGTTGCAATGGTTGAAGTTGCTGATGACGGTGGTGCTACTCCATACAGAGATCTTGAGATGGAGGATGAGCAGATTGTTGTGGATGAGGGTGCAGGTTTCTCGCCGGTGCATAACGCCATGTCGGATAACATGAATGGAGGTTTGACTTCTTATGGTGGCCAACCAACCTCGCCTGGCAATACTTCGCCATTCAGCTATGGCACAACACCAGGATACGGCGGTACCAGTCCAGGATATGGTGGAACCAGTCCAGGCTATGGATACTCCCCAACATCTCCATCATACTCGCCGACATCTCCAAGTTACTCACCTACATCTCCATCCTATTCTCCAACATCTCCATCTTATTCTCCAACTTCACCTTCGTATTCTCCAACTTCGCCAAGTTACTCACCTACATCTCCAAGTTACTCACCTACATCTCCAAGCTACTCGCCAACTTCGCCAAGTTATTCTCCAACATCTCCAAGTTACTCACCTACTTCTCCATCATATTCACCAACATCACCTTCGTACTCACCAACATCACCTTCGTACTCACCAACATCTCCAAGTTACTCACCAACATCTCCAAGCTACTCGCCAACTTCGCCAAGCTACTCCCCAACATCACCTTCATACTCACCAACTTCGCCAAGTTACTCACCAACATCTCCATCATACTCTCCAACATCTCCAAGTTACTCTCCAACTTCACCACAGTACTCACCTACATCACcgcaatattctccaacATCACCTTCGTACTCACCTACATCACCTTCTTATTCACCTACATCTCCACAATATTCCCCTACATCTCCCCAGTACTCTCCTAGATCGCCAAACTACTCACCTAAATCACCAGAGTATAAACCAAAGTCGCCATCTAAAAAGGATTGA
- the CKA1 gene encoding Casein kinase II subunit alpha: MSNQADLNVLSTKPTSYYDYESMSIEWNDQKNYEILRKIGRGKYSEVFLGLDLVKGQKVVIKVLKPVKRKKIKREISILKNLVNGPNIITLLDIVREPQSKTPGLIFENVNNIDFRTLYPTFTDFDIRFYMYELLKALSYSHSMGIMHRDVKPHNVMIDHDKKILRLIDWGLAEYYHPGTEYNVRVASRYFKGPELLVDYRLYDYSLDLWSFGCMLASMVFMKEPFFHGKSNTDQLVQIVRVLGSSNLNKYLEKYNLTLGDEYEDMGYYTRRPWERFINENNQHLVSNEFLDFIDHLLRYDHQERLTAKEAMEHPYFDPVRTYTPTSS; this comes from the coding sequence atgtcGAACCAAGCAGATTTGAATGTCCTCTCGACAAAGCCAACATCATACTACGATTATGAGTCGATGTCAATAGAGTGGAATGACCAGAAAAACTATGAGATATTGCGCAAAATCGGACGAGGCAAGTACTCCGAAGTATTCTTGGGCTTGGATTTGGTCAAGGGCCAGAAAGTTGTCATCAAGGTACTTAAACCAGTAAAGCGCAAGAAGATCAAACGAGAAATTTCGATATTGAAGAACTTGGTCAACGGGCCCAATATAATCACTTTACTCGATATTGTCCGAGAGCCACAGCTGAAAACACCCGGTTTAATCTTTGAAAATGTCAACAATATAGACTTTAGAACTTTATACCCAACATTTACGGACTTTGACATTAGATTCTACATGTACGAGCTTTTAAAGGCCTTGAGCTACTCACACTCGATGGGGATCATGCATAGAGACGTTAAGCCACACAATGTGATGATTGACCACGACAAAAAGATCTTGAGGCTTATTGATTGGGGATTGGCAGAGTACTATCACCCAGGAACAGAATACAACGTGAGGGTGGCATCAAGATATTTTAAAGGACCCGAACTATTAGTCGATTATAGACTCTATGACTATTCCCTAGATCTTTGGTCATTTGGCTGTATGCTAGCCTCAATGGTGTTTATGAAGGAACCTTTTTTCCACGGAAAGTCAAATACTGACCAACTTGTACAAATTGTTAGAGTTTTGGGCTCTAGTAACCTCAACAAGTACCTTGAGAAATATAATCTTACTTTGGGAGACGAATACGAGGATATGGGGTACTACACGCGAAGACCATGGGAACGTTTTATCAATGAAAATAACCAGCATTTGGTCTCGAATGAGTTTTTGGACTTTATTGATCATTTATTGAGATACGACCATCAAGAGAGATTAACTGCAAAGGAGGCAATGGAGCACCCATACTTTGATCCAGTAAGGACTTACACTCCAACCTCATCTTAG
- the LTV1 gene encoding Protein ltv1 (BUSCO:EOG09262VVF) produces the protein MGRKFDKKNATTYNVVHRAHDDARFFDDDASSNVLVPTNQGKSTSGNNKRIFTTHDLEESLKDKVRENEGMAAQYGITYDDSKYDYMQHLKPLGNSDGVFIARKQQREEAERKQKMKLEDLLRDQLPSEQKRKVLRDLNQSIPDELKGFQPDMDPRLREVLEALEDEAYIEEVVHKGGENGEDEEDYEDDVFADLLKSGEVEDEDEFYEDYYDGEDGDYDEWDLDNYADQYDAKYDETPEELVGKEEVNTNWQRDFMKFKKEDKNRQHDWDSDDDFDEEDDEEDQESAQAQSQAHLNGEVVDDDNDDDDQLGDLPDVRSKKSKTKLRKKKGAMTDTSSFSMSSSALFRTEGLSLLDDRYEQLNKKYVGSASEARAPQQVKPFDMKEERTDLEGLLDDFLDNYELESGGRKLAKKDEEKKKLQEAANSVSRGKKAKSLNKAFGRMTLE, from the coding sequence ATGGGTAGAAAgtttgataaaaaaaatgctaCAACGTATAACGTTGTCCATAGAGCTCACGACGATGCACGATTCTTTGACGATGACGCTTCGCTGAACGTGTTGGTGCCCACGAATCAAGGCAAATCCACCAGtggaaacaacaaaagaatctTTACGACTCATGATCTTGAGGAATCGCTCAAGGATAAAGTTCGAGAGAATGAAGGAATGGCGGCACAATATGGTATCACTTATGATGATTCCAAATATGATTATATGCAGCATTTGAAACCATTGGGAAACTCCGATGGTGTCTTTATTGCTAGAAAGCAGCAGAGAGAAGAGGCcgaaaggaaacaaaagatgAAATTGGAGGATCTCTTGAGGGACCAATTACCTTCGgagcaaaagagaaaagtgtTGCGTGATTTAAATCAAAGTATTCCAGATGAGTTGAAAGGCTTTCAACCAGATATGGATCCCAGATTGAGAGAGGTGTTGGAGGCATTGGAAGATGAAGCATATATCGAAGAGGTTGTCCATAAAGGTGGAGAAAATGgtgaagacgaagaagattATGAGGATGATGTTTTTGCTGATTTGTTAAAGAGTGGagaagttgaagatgaagatgaatttTATGAAGATTATTATGATGGTGAAGATGGAGATTATGACGAGTGGGATCTTGATAACTATGCAGACCAGTATGATGCAAAGTATGATGAAACCCCTGAAGAGTTGGtgggaaaagaagaagtaaacACAAATTGGCAGCGAGATTTCatgaaattcaaaaaagagGATAAAAATCGACAGCACGATTGGGATTCAGATGATGATTTCGACGAAGAGGATGACGAGGAAGATCAAGAGTCAGCACAAGCACAATCACAAGCACATTTGAATGGAGAGGTTGtcgatgatgataatgatgatgatgaccaGCTTGGTGATTTGCCCGATGTACGAAGTAAGAAATCGAAGACCAAGTTGCGTAAGAAGAAAGGTGCCATGACCGATACCAGTTCATTTTCGATGTCGTCTTCAGCATTGTTTAGAACAGAAGGGTTGTCATTGCTCGATGATAGGTATGAGCAGTTGAACAAAAAGTATGTGGGCAGTGCCAGTGAAGCTCGCGCTCCGCAACAAGTTAAACCATTTGATatgaaagaagagagaacCGATTTGGAAGGTTTGCTTGACGATTTCTTGGATAATTATGAGTTAGAAAGTGGTGGAAGAAAATTGGCCAAGAAGGatgaggagaagaagaaattgcaAGAGGCGGCAAATTCTGTATCTAGAGGAAAGAAAGCCAAATCCTTGAACAAAGCTTTTGGGCGAATGACATTAGAATAG